AGCCAACCTTTCAGTATGGTTCGGATAGCAATATGATAACTCAGGTTACATTTGGATCTATCAGTAAAACCTCTCCGTTTCAGTCGGGAAGTACGCCGGTATATGAAGATTTTACCAGTCTTTCGGCAGATGTAGTGACAGGAAATAGTTATGAGATTGCTGTTAAAGGACCTTCGAGCAGTTTTCCAAGTGACGTGACGGTTTTTATAGACTTTAATCAGAACGGAAGCTTCGATGATGCCGGTGAAAGCTTTTATATAGGGCGTTTAGCATCTGCTAATCCTGCGAATGCATTTACGGTAACTGGGCAGATTGCAATTCCTGCGGATGCTGTGGCGGGAACCACGAGAATGAGAGTTCTTAAGAATTCAAATGTCGCAGCGTATTCAGATGCCAATGCAGCCAGTACAATCACCAGTGCGTGTCAGAGTTTAAGATCGGGGCAGGCGGAAGATTATACCATAAACATTGCATTAGGGGCACTGTCAACTGTTGAAACTCAAAGGAACAGTGGTCTGAAAATATATCCTAATCCAACAAAGGATATTGTGTATATTCAGACCTCAGAAAGACCGGAGAGATACGAGGTATACAATTTGGCAGGTCAAAAAATTTCGGAAGGAAAAGATCATTGGATCGACATGAATAATTTTTCAGCAGGAACTTATTTAATTAAAATTCAGACTAAAAACCATAAAATCATTACAGAAAAAGTGATCAAAAAGTAAAAACACATATCTAATCATATCCATATCAATTTTTGTTTTTTTCAAACCGGCGAGCCATATTCGCCGGTTTATTTTTATGTTTAAATCTAGATATTACAATACAATTTTTTCTCCCTGAACCGGAAAAATATAGTTTGCATTTGGGTTTTTCTGATCTTTTAATTGCTGTTTCATTTTTTCAATATTATCATCCACAGGTTTCATGTGAGTGATGATGACAGGTACCTGCTTCAACTTTTCGGGCTTACAGAAAGTATTTAACGTATTTAATTCTTCTTGCAGTAATTTTGGAGTTAAATGACCAAACAAAGCTTTTTCAGGCTGTTCATTCGGAAATGAAACTTCGATTAAAATTCCTTTCAACTGATTAGAATTGATAAGCGGAGCCACCTGTTTCCACAAATTTTGAAGTTTGTCGCTTTGCTCTACGCGGTCACTGCCTGTATCTCCAAGATAAAGCAAATACTCTTTTCCGTGACGAAGCAGAAAGGCGGTGCTTTCATAAGGTTTTACATGACTTAAAGGAAAAGCTGTAACCTCCATTTCTGTATTGGTAACAGGTATTTCTGTCCCTGATGTAAGGGTAACCAAACTGTATTTATTAAGACGGGGAGCGTCTCCGGCATTGGTGAAATTCGCCCAGGTTCTCCACGAAAAATGATCCTCTGCCAAAATTTTAGCAACCGGCGGTAATGCATAAATATATTTCTTAGAATCATCCGGACTGTTGATAACCATTCCGCTTACATGATCGAGATGCCCGTGAGAGATCATATATCCTTTAATATTATTTTGAAGGACTTCTGCAGCCGTTTTGCCGGAAAAATTTCCTTTTTCGATAGCTTTCTGAATTCCTGCACGTAAAGTTCCGGCATCTAACGCGACATAATTTTCAGAATTTAACGGTGCCGCCATATAGCTGGAAAGATTACTTTCGTCACCGCCTCCGTAAGTACCTAAAGGGATGATTTTAAAACTGTTTTGTGCTGAATAAAGAGCGGCCGACATAAGCATTGCCAGACCAAATACTTTTTTTATCATAGAATGATCGATATGTATTGTATGAATTTTCAAAAAAAGATAAACCATACAATGAATGTAACTTAAAAAAACTTCTGCAAAATTAGGAATTTACATTGGTTCGGCTTAGGAAAGCATATCATTTTAATGTTAAAATTACATTCCCGGCCAATACAGCACATTAAATTTATGATGGTCAGGATCGGAGAAGCCAAAGGTATAACCTTCACCAATCTCATAAGGTTCAGCGAATACTTTTCCACCAGCTTGTATTACTTGTTCTTTCCATGCATTAACTTCTTTTTTACTGTCAGCAGAAATACTGAATATAATTTCGTTATCGGATTGTAAATCTGAAAATTTTAACTTGGCATTGCTTTCAATAATATGCTTCAGGAAAAAATTAATGATAAAATTATTTTCACCGAAAGAAAAACTTACGAGTTCTTTGGATTCCTCGGAACCACTGACTGTAAAGCCTAATGTGGTATAGAAATCTCTTGTTCTTTTTAAGTCTGAAACGGCAAGATTTGCCCATATTCGTTTCGTTTTCATAAGGTTTGAATTTAAATTAATTGATAAACAAAGAATGAAATTTTTAGACCAATTCATTTTGGCTACATCATCATCCGTTTTGGCAACTTTAATGTTTTCGTAAGTGCAGACCTTTGTCATGTAAAATTTAAACAATAAAAAAATGAAAACAATTTTCATCACAGGAGCCTCAACAGGTTTAGGAAAAACAACAGCAAAATTATTTCAAAGCAGAGGATGGAACGTGATTGCAACCATGAGAAATCCGGATGCTGAAACAGAGCTTACTCAATTGGAAAACGTGACACTTCTTCCGTTAGACGTTACGAATCTGGAACAAATAAAATCTACGATACACAAAGCGCTGGAGATTACGGATATTGATTTGGTCTTTAACAATGCAGGATACGGCTTGATCGGTCCATTAGAATCTTTAAGCGATGACCAGATTATCCGTCAACTGGATACGAATTTATTAGGCGTCATTCGTGTGACCAAAGAATTTATCCCTTATTTCAGAGAAAGAAAAAGAGGAATGTTTATTACCACAACATCTATTGGCGGATTGGTTACTTTCCCTATTTCATCAACTTATCATGCAACAAAATGGGCACTGGAAGGATGGAGCGAAAGTCTTGCCTTTGAATTGAATACTTTTGGAATTGATGTAAAAACCGTTTCTCCGGGAGGAATTAAAACCGATTTTATTACAAGATCTTTGGATATGGGAACCCACCCGGAATATCAGGGAATGATTGATAAAATGATGTCGGGAACGGATGCTATGATGGAAACTGCTTCTGAGCCGGAAGTAATCGCTGAAGTGGTATATGAGGCGGCTACAGATGGTAAAAAACAGTT
The sequence above is a segment of the Chryseobacterium sp. MYb264 genome. Coding sequences within it:
- a CDS encoding T9SS type A sorting domain-containing protein codes for the protein MKELSLLFSLGFCVAMHAQGQYCQPTFQYGSDSNMITQVTFGSISKTSPFQSGSTPVYEDFTSLSADVVTGNSYEIAVKGPSSSFPSDVTVFIDFNQNGSFDDAGESFYIGRLASANPANAFTVTGQIAIPADAVAGTTRMRVLKNSNVAAYSDANAASTITSACQSLRSGQAEDYTINIALGALSTVETQRNSGLKIYPNPTKDIVYIQTSERPERYEVYNLAGQKISEGKDHWIDMNNFSAGTYLIKIQTKNHKIITEKVIKK
- a CDS encoding 3',5'-cyclic-nucleotide phosphodiesterase, with the protein product MIKKVFGLAMLMSAALYSAQNSFKIIPLGTYGGGDESNLSSYMAAPLNSENYVALDAGTLRAGIQKAIEKGNFSGKTAAEVLQNNIKGYMISHGHLDHVSGMVINSPDDSKKYIYALPPVAKILAEDHFSWRTWANFTNAGDAPRLNKYSLVTLTSGTEIPVTNTEMEVTAFPLSHVKPYESTAFLLRHGKEYLLYLGDTGSDRVEQSDKLQNLWKQVAPLINSNQLKGILIEVSFPNEQPEKALFGHLTPKLLQEELNTLNTFCKPEKLKQVPVIITHMKPVDDNIEKMKQQLKDQKNPNANYIFPVQGEKIVL
- a CDS encoding VOC family protein; the encoded protein is MKTKRIWANLAVSDLKRTRDFYTTLGFTVSGSEESKELVSFSFGENNFIINFFLKHIIESNAKLKFSDLQSDNEIIFSISADSKKEVNAWKEQVIQAGGKVFAEPYEIGEGYTFGFSDPDHHKFNVLYWPGM
- a CDS encoding SDR family oxidoreductase, giving the protein MKTIFITGASTGLGKTTAKLFQSRGWNVIATMRNPDAETELTQLENVTLLPLDVTNLEQIKSTIHKALEITDIDLVFNNAGYGLIGPLESLSDDQIIRQLDTNLLGVIRVTKEFIPYFRERKRGMFITTTSIGGLVTFPISSTYHATKWALEGWSESLAFELNTFGIDVKTVSPGGIKTDFITRSLDMGTHPEYQGMIDKMMSGTDAMMETASEPEVIAEVVYEAATDGKKQLRYQAGEDAKALFAQRIELGAEAFREEFGKQFI